Proteins encoded within one genomic window of Nomia melanderi isolate GNS246 chromosome 8, iyNomMela1, whole genome shotgun sequence:
- the cN-IIIB gene encoding cytosolic 5'-nucleotidase IIIB isoform X3, producing MTLEFNLDHFPTLKLKHVHIKNKKRLLKIINTILRDGCNSLQIVTDFDLTLTKQHVQGKRVLSSFETYTKESRHLYNKYRPIEIDPHLPLDVKVEAMTNWMIASEEIMKEIPFNPNEIQEVARIYGTDLRDGTTEILKKFYSAKIPVLVFSAGLGDVVEAILKNHGVHFDNVKVISNFLKYKDGKIAGFKNERLIHVFNKNEHAVEQEYFKVLERRKNVFLMGDTLGDASMVDGMTDTCAVLKIGFLYDHVESSLPAYMEEFDIVLVNDQTMQVPLDILQRLL from the exons ATGACTCTCGAGTTCAACCTAGACCAC TTTCCAACACTGAAATTGAAACATGTCCATATTAAAAACAAGAAACGTCTTCTGAAGATAATAAACACAATTTTAAGGGATGGATGTAACTCTTTGCAG aTTGTTACTGATTTTGATTTAACATTAACTAAACAACATGTTCAGGGTAAAAGGGTTCTCAGTAGTTTTG AAACATATACAAAAGAGTCGAGACATCTTTATAACAAATATAGACCAATTGAAATTGATCCTCATTTGCCACTTGATGTAAAAGTAGAAGCAATGACAAACTGGATGATTGCTTCAGAAGagataatgaaagaaatacCATTTAATCCTAATGAAATACAAGAAGTAGCTAGAATATATGGTACAGATTTACGAGATGGTACCACAGAAATTTTAAAGAAGTTTTATTCCGCTAAAATTCCAGTACTGGTTTTTAGTGCTGGCTTAGGAGATGTTGTAGAAGCTATTTTAAAGAATCATGGAGTTCACTTCGATAATGTAAag GtgatatcaaattttcttaagTACAAAGATGGAAAAATAGCgggatttaaaaatgaaaggcTGATTCACGTTTTTAACAAAAATGAACATGCCGTAgaacaagaatattttaaagttcTTGAACGAAGGAAAAATGTGTTCCTCATGGGTGATACTCTAGGTGATGCATCAATGGTAGATGGGATGACAGATACATGTGCAGTATTGAAAATTGGTTTTCTTTATGATCAT gTTGAAAGTAGCCTGCCCGCATATATGGAAGAATTTGACATTGTTTTAGTGAATGATCAAACAATGCAAGTTCCACTTGACATTTTAcaaagattattataa
- the cN-IIIB gene encoding cytosolic 5'-nucleotidase IIIB isoform X1, whose translation MTLEFNLDHFPTLKLKHVHIKNKKRLLKIINTILRDGCNSLQIVTDFDLTLTKQHVQGKRVLSSFGIFSKCKQLPETYTKESRHLYNKYRPIEIDPHLPLDVKVEAMTNWMIASEEIMKEIPFNPNEIQEVARIYGTDLRDGTTEILKKFYSAKIPVLVFSAGLGDVVEAILKNHGVHFDNVKVISNFLKYKDGKIAGFKNERLIHVFNKNEHAVEQEYFKVLERRKNVFLMGDTLGDASMVDGMTDTCAVLKIGFLYDHVESSLPAYMEEFDIVLVNDQTMQVPLDILQRLL comes from the exons ATGACTCTCGAGTTCAACCTAGACCAC TTTCCAACACTGAAATTGAAACATGTCCATATTAAAAACAAGAAACGTCTTCTGAAGATAATAAACACAATTTTAAGGGATGGATGTAACTCTTTGCAG aTTGTTACTGATTTTGATTTAACATTAACTAAACAACATGTTCAGGGTAAAAGGGTTCTCAGTAGTTTTG GAATCTTCAGTAAGTGTAAGCAACTTCCAGAAACATATACAAAAGAGTCGAGACATCTTTATAACAAATATAGACCAATTGAAATTGATCCTCATTTGCCACTTGATGTAAAAGTAGAAGCAATGACAAACTGGATGATTGCTTCAGAAGagataatgaaagaaatacCATTTAATCCTAATGAAATACAAGAAGTAGCTAGAATATATGGTACAGATTTACGAGATGGTACCACAGAAATTTTAAAGAAGTTTTATTCCGCTAAAATTCCAGTACTGGTTTTTAGTGCTGGCTTAGGAGATGTTGTAGAAGCTATTTTAAAGAATCATGGAGTTCACTTCGATAATGTAAag GtgatatcaaattttcttaagTACAAAGATGGAAAAATAGCgggatttaaaaatgaaaggcTGATTCACGTTTTTAACAAAAATGAACATGCCGTAgaacaagaatattttaaagttcTTGAACGAAGGAAAAATGTGTTCCTCATGGGTGATACTCTAGGTGATGCATCAATGGTAGATGGGATGACAGATACATGTGCAGTATTGAAAATTGGTTTTCTTTATGATCAT gTTGAAAGTAGCCTGCCCGCATATATGGAAGAATTTGACATTGTTTTAGTGAATGATCAAACAATGCAAGTTCCACTTGACATTTTAcaaagattattataa
- the cN-IIIB gene encoding cytosolic 5'-nucleotidase IIIB isoform X2, giving the protein MFPTLKLKHVHIKNKKRLLKIINTILRDGCNSLQIVTDFDLTLTKQHVQGKRVLSSFGIFSKCKQLPETYTKESRHLYNKYRPIEIDPHLPLDVKVEAMTNWMIASEEIMKEIPFNPNEIQEVARIYGTDLRDGTTEILKKFYSAKIPVLVFSAGLGDVVEAILKNHGVHFDNVKVISNFLKYKDGKIAGFKNERLIHVFNKNEHAVEQEYFKVLERRKNVFLMGDTLGDASMVDGMTDTCAVLKIGFLYDHVESSLPAYMEEFDIVLVNDQTMQVPLDILQRLL; this is encoded by the exons ATG TTTCCAACACTGAAATTGAAACATGTCCATATTAAAAACAAGAAACGTCTTCTGAAGATAATAAACACAATTTTAAGGGATGGATGTAACTCTTTGCAG aTTGTTACTGATTTTGATTTAACATTAACTAAACAACATGTTCAGGGTAAAAGGGTTCTCAGTAGTTTTG GAATCTTCAGTAAGTGTAAGCAACTTCCAGAAACATATACAAAAGAGTCGAGACATCTTTATAACAAATATAGACCAATTGAAATTGATCCTCATTTGCCACTTGATGTAAAAGTAGAAGCAATGACAAACTGGATGATTGCTTCAGAAGagataatgaaagaaatacCATTTAATCCTAATGAAATACAAGAAGTAGCTAGAATATATGGTACAGATTTACGAGATGGTACCACAGAAATTTTAAAGAAGTTTTATTCCGCTAAAATTCCAGTACTGGTTTTTAGTGCTGGCTTAGGAGATGTTGTAGAAGCTATTTTAAAGAATCATGGAGTTCACTTCGATAATGTAAag GtgatatcaaattttcttaagTACAAAGATGGAAAAATAGCgggatttaaaaatgaaaggcTGATTCACGTTTTTAACAAAAATGAACATGCCGTAgaacaagaatattttaaagttcTTGAACGAAGGAAAAATGTGTTCCTCATGGGTGATACTCTAGGTGATGCATCAATGGTAGATGGGATGACAGATACATGTGCAGTATTGAAAATTGGTTTTCTTTATGATCAT gTTGAAAGTAGCCTGCCCGCATATATGGAAGAATTTGACATTGTTTTAGTGAATGATCAAACAATGCAAGTTCCACTTGACATTTTAcaaagattattataa